GGGCGGGGTGTACAAGAAACGATGAGAAACTACCGATATAAGTCATAATCATTTATTATCCATTGCAGAAACACTCTCGTGCAGGATACACAAAGCTTGTAGGAAAAGATGCAAACCACCTTTTTAAGGACATCATTGCAAAATGCAGCCAAAGAGAAGGATAAAAACCATTGCAAGCAAGGCAGCCCTTTTTAATGCTTGGCGTGTCatgcaattgtttttaaaatggttAGACTTGAATCAGTAAAAAAGAGAACTGAAGGAAAACCAAGGACGGCATCAGGAGAAAATTCTTTCTGCACAAATCAACCAGTTCGGTATAAAAAGTCCTCAGAGAGGCAAGAACTCcttaagtacaaaaaaaaaaagcaacttcgCATATACACAAAATCCCTACCAGAGGAAACAGAGAAGTAAATattttgcatttcagaaaatattTGGCACTCTTCTTTCAGGATTATGGTTTGTGTAcgcacacattttatttatttcattgcacAGTAACAAAGAGAATCGACTTTGCactaaagtatttttaaaaagcaaagattgGTTTGACACAAGCTTTCGTTTGCTagggaacatttaaaaaaagcacacaaatactttaaaaaaaacaacgtgTCTTCCATTTTCTGTATATAAAATTACATTTCTCTATTTGCACCTGAGTGACTAAGCATTGCCCCCAAATGTCAAATACTAGAATTATAATCCAGTTTTGGGGAAATAAGGATAACCTTCTTCCTGGTTCAAACTTTCTCTTTAAAAAGTTCCTTACATTCCAGAGACTTCAAAAGGTAACCAGAATCACATACAGTGTTGtgttggtttgtgtgtgtgtgattacaaACCATCCTTTTGTCCTCCTTTTACCTTCGCAAAATCcaagaatatataaaatatataaatagaaagtACAGACCATGTTACGTGCAAGGTGATGGAATATTTTTTGCAAGGTGTCATCATGTAAACAAGACCTCCGAGACCCTCTGCCCACCACCCCAATTGTTTCTCTTCTCAGAAGACTTTCTAAAAGTCCAACTTGAACACTGGACTTTCTGGAGGGGGGGGCAGGAATAAAAGGCTTCAGTTCAGCCTCTCGGCAGCTCCTTAAAAGGCGTCTCCAGCTGGATCCCAACTTAGCGTTGAAGAACTCCAAAAAAACACCATCGCTTTCTGCCTCTTTCAGCCAAAAAAgttcttcctttcttcattttttttttaaaaaatgaacgatCTTGCCCATTCTTGGGCTGAAAGGTAAATTATTTTTGCGCCCCTCATTTTTTTAAACTCAGTGTCTCTGGGCgagacatgtatatatatatatatatatatatttagacacCCGGAGGTGgcttttctgaaatgtttttcagTACATCATCAATCTGATCATCCTCAATGACAACTGGAagcaggagaaaaaaaggaaaggaaaaagaaagatgagTAAACACCTCCATTGTTgcctttttgtttatttatttctttgttgttcACTTTGCAACCGCCTTGCTTAACTATGGTCGTAATTCGAGGGCTACCTGCATCTACATCCAGGGTTCGCTGATCAGGCCAAGTAAGAAAGCAGACAGGTTGGTCCACATAATTTCTGGAGATTGGGCTGGGTCCTACCTCACCCAGAGACACAAATCCCACCGTGGAGAATCTGATCTAATAGTTGTGGGGATCCAGTTTAAGGGGGTTTTCTCTATAAGCCAAACACTCTTTTTCTCTGTAGCACAGGAGGAGGTGAGGTTCTTCACGAATGTGCATGCATTGCACAAGgtttacacacacatatacacacacaaaggtATACCTGGTACACAACACAATCCTGTTGCTCAGGAAACATCGCTTTGGGTACAAAACCAGGTGAGTTTGATTGCTATTTTGAGAAGCAGATCATAGCATGGTCGAGAATTTGATAAGATTCTCTTTCAGATTCTTAAACAGGCATTTTCAAGCTCAACAAAAatgaagatacacacacacagagagagagagagacacaacaAGCAGGATCACAAGACTGACTCAGTGGCACCAGAAGAGTTTTCTGAAACCACAACAAAAAGGATGTTTGAGTAGCCCTTAATTAAAGGCAGGATCTGTGTAAATGGATAGAAGAAAGACTAGAGACACACATATGGGAGTGCACACacacttttgttgttgttctgtctCAAAGGCTGCCACTGTTTTTAAGCCAGCCTTGGTCCTTCTGGTCCACGTTGGGTTGACCTAGAAACCTCCCAATTGGTTTCTCTCCGGAATCCACAACGAGATAAATAGCAGCCCAAACACCCTTGTGTTGTtgtgtccctccctccccctaaCACACCGGCCTCCGAAGTCTGTGATCGCTCTTGTCCCAACTACTCTGCTCCATCTTGACTTCTATCCATCCGCCCGCCCCTTGGAGACTGTCTGCACCAGGGCCTCTTTAATGGTAGCAGACCAGCTGAGACACGGCCCCCCCACCTTGGGGGCTTCGCACTTGACCAGTTCTGCTGACTCAGCCAAATATGGGGGAGCAGAAGGGctgacccccccctccccttgatGCTGGGCTGGGGGCTTCCCTGGATCCTTTCCTCCACAGGACTTGGGGGGGGCCCAACTGTTCCTAGGGTGAGCACCCACCTTTTGAGGGGGGCTAGTGATAAATGCAAACCCCTGAGGCAGCACCTCTTTTCAGAaccttcctccccacccacccttccAAAGGGCTGCCTTTTGTCTCCTTCTTGAAGGGAGGGGGGCGAATAAAGCTGCCCCACCCCCCCGCCAATCCAGTAGAGTCCGGCGTCCCACTTGAAAAGCGAAACTCGACCTGCGCGCAGACCCCCAACCGCCTTCATCACcagccaggaggaagaggaggggatgaTGGGCTTTGCGCTCTCTGCACGCCTCACCCAGGCTAGGTTGGGCGGGTGAGCAGCCCACCCGGGGGAAAGTTCACCCCAAGACCCCCATCTGGAGTTCAGGGGGGGCAGTCTCAAGCCCCCCGCCCTGGGGGCAAAGTTGCAGACTTTGGGAGGgggtctcctccctccctccctccctccgcactTGCACTTACCGCACTTGCTGCGTCCGATCTGGGCCAGTTTGGGGGCGCGCTTGGCGGCGCCCCCCGGCCCGAAGCTGCTGGTGTCCTGCAAGCGGCAGGCGAAGCCCAGCGGCGCCCCCTCGCCCGCCTCCCCGCGGGGGCTCAGCTGCACCTCCGACATCGCGGCTGCCCGGGCCGAGCGGAGCTCAGGAGAAGCGAGCCAAGCAGCCGCGCAGGAGCGCTCCTCGCTCAGCGGCGCCCACCCCCGCTCCCACGGgggtctctcttctccttctgccGCTCTCCCGCTTCGCTCCTTCCCTACAGCCGAGTcccgaaagaaagaagaagaagaagaaaaagtgggATGGACGCCCAAACCAGGCTTGGCTGCAAGCGCCAGGCGCGCacaagcacgcacacacacaacacacaaccacacacacacacagagactgaCTCACTGACTGGGGAAAATAGACACACACCCTCCTGCCTTGTTTCTACAAAGcgcccctctcttttccttccttttcacgTGAAGGTTCCCAGCAGCCATTCCTGCCCTCCAAGCCcgggttcggggggggggggggctttgcccTAGAATCAGGCGCATATGACCACCACTGAGCCCCCCCCACTTTCCCcatctaagcaagacagctgttgggtgagttttgcacacacacacacacacacacccctcccccgcttcacaacctttcttggcaTGAGGGTGAAGCCAATCGATGCGGTTGTTCAATGAGCAacgcggtcgttaagcgaatccggcttcccccttgacttctgcttgtcagaaggctgcaaaaggggatcacgtgaccctgggacattgcgacTGTCATAAGTACGAGTCATTTGCCTAGCgccttaattttgatcatgtgaccgtggggatgatgTAAGATGTATGTGATCTAAGAGAAatcagaccttggaggtcttctagtccaaccccctgctggcgCAGGAAACCCTCAACAATCcctaacaaatggctgtccagtctccgcttgaagacctccagtgatggagcacctacaacttctggtggcaagctgttccactgattaattgtcctcactgttaggaagtttctccttacttccaggctgcttctctcaGATGAGTTTCccctccgttgcttcttgtcctgccttcaggggctttggagaaggggtggaccccctcctcttctttgtgggagaccctcaaatattggaagactatcaggtcacctctggtccttctttttattaaattagacgtTCCCAATTCTTGGGTATGGACCCTTGCTGATCAGCTGTATGCAATGCtggttagtgtacattcaaagtgacaataaagttatttctAAGTCTCTAAGGCCTTGGGGCCGCCAAGGAAATTCTGTTTACTTGGCAGTAGAGGCCATGCCGTGGGTGAGGCGGGCAGAGAAATTTAAGCGGGCTGGCCTGCTTCCCGCCTGCTTTGCTTCGCCAAGGTGCCTGCACCCAAGGGACAGCGGCACACCGAGACAGCAGAGGAGACCACAAGGACAACACTGCCCCCTAACGGTCTCCAGAAGAGACCAGAAGCAGGTTTCCAATCAACACTTTTGAGTTCCCCAAAAAAAGCATCTCGGTTGCCGCCTCCGTTCGTACACATGCATGCGGCAACCTGCTCCCTCAGAAACTGCAACCAGAGTTTTTAGTTACGCAAAAAGGGTTAAATATTGATCAGGCGGGAGGCGCATTCACAGCATTTAGcaaaatttattttccttcttttctgactcTCAGGATGCCCACGGCTCTTGAGTGTGATTGCGTGCTTGGGCTATCCAGGTTAGGTGTGTAAGGCCATTTGAAAGAGACTTGGTTCCGGGTCTGAAACTCCAAGGAGGCTTTGCTTGGCTATCCAGTAATTTCCAACACAGCCATGGTTCTCTCCCCTCtttaaatataatttctttcccCTTCCATCTCTTTCCCGACACATGTAAGATCCTTTAGAGGCAAAAATAGCCAAAGCTGCCTCTGAAGCAAGGGCAAGGCAACCTCCTTTTATTCTGGGACCTGAGTAGGCAGGGaaatggaactgaaaaataaCATTCAGGGCCAAACACACAAAGCGCCAATGAATCAAAAAGGTGCGTTGAACGCCACACGGCTCCAGAAACATCATCCTGGGAGTTCTCCAACAAGCAACATCTAAAGACGATTTATTCACACGcgcaaagaaaagagaagaacctTCGTTTCGGCATTTTTACCAAAGCCACAGCCGGCAGTTCGATTCCAGATTGAGTGTGGGAGCAACACCACTTGGCTTTGTCGATCTGCTCAAAGAGCTACCGctaagccccctcccctcccacgaaACCCGCTCCCCGTTTTACGCAGCAATGTTCAAACCAGTTCCTACAGTAGCCTGAGAGGGGGGTCGTCGCCCCTCAGCTGTTGTACAAGGGCACCACCCTGGCGATCAGCTGCCTGCAGATGGGGCAGCGGGGGGGCCTGGGCAGGGCCTCGTAACACTTGAGGCAGGAGCACACGTGCCCGCACTCGAGGAAAACGCAGGCCCGGCCGTTGCCCAGGCAGACCACGCAGGTGTTGGTGGCATCCCCTCCGGCGGCGATGCCCTCCAGCATCTGACGCAGCCGCCGCTTCTCCCGCTGACACCGGTACTGTTTGTGCAGAACAAAGATGAGGAGGGCGCAGCTGGCCAGCCCGCAGAGGGTCGTCAGGACCTTCCAGAACCGGACGCTCGACTCCTGCCGCTCAAGCAACGTCTTGAACCCCAGGCTGCTCAGGCAGTAGCGCAGGCCCTGCTTGGGGGGCTGCAGCTTGATGGTGCTGCTGTCCAGGACGAGCTCGCCGACCCCGGTGAGGGCCGCCCCAACGGTCAGCATCTCTTCGGTCTCCTTGATGCCCTTGGGTCGCTCTCCACTGATGTAGTGGCCGATGGCGTCAGTCAAGGACTGCACCGAGGGGTGGAACCTCTCGTAGACGGTCTCCAGGCTCAGCTCGGCAGCACTGAGGGGCTTCAGGACCCTCACGGCCACGTCGGGGGGGCCCTCGCTCCCCGGGGCTACCAGATCGAAAGGGACCGTGTTTGTCCTCTGGTGGATGATCTTTTCATAATTGTTCCTGGGGAAATTTCATCCAGAATGAAAAACACCATTGTGGCACAATTTTTAAgagcctcctctcccttctctccttttctaTCGTATCCCACTATGAACATGCAGTGGAAAACTGAGAGGCTTTAAGGTGAGTTCTTTGTCCAAAGCCTCTAGGAATATTTGCTGCTGGGCAACAGCTCCCAACTTCTCTGAATGTCTGGAGTGATTGCTTAAAGTAGGGAGGTCATGCAAAGTGGGGCAGACACCCCTGATCTGCACTGAGTCGGCCTCGAGGAAGCTGCATTGTTTCCCAGCCTGAATCCTAAGTTTCAGATCTAAACACCACCCTCCAGAAAGAGGttggaaaagaaaatgagaggaaCAAGACTGCGTGACCCAAAGACCAGGCAGCTTTTTAAAACTGACAAAATTCAGTGTGGCAGAGATCTGAAATCTATTTCATTAGTTATAGCAAGACAGAGGTATAATGACAACGATAATCATTATTCAGAATGCAGCCAAGCACCAATACATGTAAAAAAACAGTGAAATGTATATTAAATTCATAACAGGGAAGTGATAAAAAGAGAAACACGGAGATAGTTCAATGTCTAGGTTAGGCCAGAATGCTTAGAACTTAAGCAAGGAAGCTGAACATTTTTGATCATttccatataccgtatatactcgagtataaaccgagtttttcagcacattttttgtgctgaaaaacgtcccctcggcttatactcgggtctatacggcttatactcaagttttttttttttttaagcccctcggcttatactcgagtatatacggcttatactcgagttttttttttttctttttttcacattttaccggactgaagccctgccggtgcagtgagaggcgggcggggagccgccagccttctcagctgagggagggagggtttccccaaccggtaggtgcctcatttcccaccctcggcttatactcgagtccccagtttaccccagtttttggggtaaaattggggacctcggcttatactcggatcggcttatattcgagtatatacggtatatgaagaaactgaatatttttatattcttatgaccataaataaattaaactctGAGAAATCATGAAACGTTCCCACAGCACCTAGAAATAACATCTgtgaacccccaaaactttatctCAGAAATAAAACAACCGACTGTCTCAAAAGCTTGAGTGTTCTCATGTGGCAGCTTACAAGACTTCAGGCTACAATAATCACACCGACGTTGTGGTTCTCATCAGCCCGTTAGCAAGATCCTACTTCCAAAACGAGGCGGGAGTGGACTTACCAGAAGTGGGTGGTCCGGTTCCACACCATCTTGTGCTCCTGAAGGGTCAGCCTCTGGACCACCCCCTTGCAACTGTCCACAAACTGGCTGTTGAGGCTTTCCTTGACAGAGCGCACCACACCTGATCGGGCAGGAAAGACCGGGCAGCAGTCAGTGACCAGAAGGAGGGAGACACCCACTGTGCAGAAGCCAgcaaggagatggatggatggatggatggcaggcCAATTATTTACGGCCCTCCAGATGGGTGCAGCAGCTTCCAGGGACATTGAGGGGAGGGTCATCGAAAATTCAAGCCCCCCTGCCCATCTGGAGGAGAGCACCCAGGAGGGCGAATGGCCAGCAACCTCCCCAATGGTCAACCATCTGTAGATCCATTTGCTGAATGCTTACAGTGGGATCCCTCATGAAAGATGCCATAGATGTACTCTGGTGGAAATACACAATTACACTTACACAATTTCCCCACAGGAAGGACATACCTTCTATCACCGCATAGGGGACGCATTTCCCTGGGGCTTCCATCAGCAGATTCTTTAAATCCTGATCCAGGGTGACCTTTTTAgcactctgggggaaggaaaagaaaaataaacttcaCAACAACAACCTGAATCAGAGCAAAGAGATGGCCTGAGTTTTCAGACATTCCACAAACATACTTCTCTGGCAAATTGCGAAGCGGAAGAAAACTAACTGGTAGTGAAATTATAAATATCAGAGGTCATGTCAAAATTGATCCCCATCACTGAGAGGGCCTTCTCCCCACTTCAGAGACATCCACCTCACTGCATTTGCCAAGACAACTTCTGAGCATGAACAAAATATCCAAAGTGGTAGATTCGGGCTTCCTTTAAACTCATTTGTGTCATCATACGTACAAATGAAtgccagtgttgtggtccaccagcagcctgtggagctggcagtcgagttagacagtgatgaggctgaggaagaacatgggccagtcctggaggctggggaaggcccggatgagggctctgcgttggaggctgaggtggggccagggccatctgggagtgaggtgcggactccggagcctccagaggctgacagtagtgaggcagaggaacaggagaagcctgttcctaatgcacgcatgagaagagctgccagaaggtaaaagcagttaaagcaaagaggaggactcggaagtaaggccaggagatgattggcccctcccataagacttaaaagatgagcaatggcgtttgggctctttgtcagaaaacaacgttgatagccttgctccttgccttgctgcatttatttcttgttggcgtcttctgcttttgaacttttgccaagaaaagcctttggcagtttgcctaattagaccaaggttagtGATAAGACTTGAAGAActctgtgttatgaagaatttgcttttagtttggaggacactgagaatgagttaattctcagctgttctaataaagtctgtttgcttttgaactgattgcatctactactacctacacCTACTtgcgcctgggtcacaacagccagcACAGATTGTGCTTTGCTGAGTGACTTTTCTGGGTTTGCCTCCAGGTGTTTAAAATCTTCAAATGaactctgtttttttcttttgggggACTTGGTATTTTGAAGATTCCCATATATACAGTGTTAATCTACCATAAATTTCATTTCTGAAAGCTAAATTTCCTGTAGCTGTAGTTGGAATCAGGCCAGTAGGGCAGATGTTACAAAAACAAACACAGTGATCCCAAAAAGCCGCCTTAAGCCAGGATCCAAATAGCCGCTCACCTTCAGACTGTCTGCAACTTTTGACTTGTGTCTGTAAACGGCATAGAGGATTGCAGTGACGGCCGAACTGGTTGCCAGAAGGATAATTTCACCCATCGAAGGGTGACCGGCGGAATCCATAGTTATCACTAGAGGGTGGCTTCCCTGTAATAGGAAAAGAGAGAAGTTTCAATTCTGCTTTCCTTGTTCTTCAAATTGTCCATATACTTACAAccactcgtttagtgaccgttcaaagttacaacggcactgaaaaacttaggactgttttcccacttacgaccgttgcagcatcaccATGGTGACATcatcaaaatttagacgcttggcaactgactcatatttatgacggttgcagtgtcccagggtcacgtgaaccCCTTTGGCgctcttctgacaaggaaagtcaatggggaagccggattcacttaacaaccatgctacttcttgcttaaaagtctgtgctgaccaattggcccccatcttcacccatattttcaataaatcactagagatgtgctatgttccttcttgcttcaaacgctctaccatcatcccagtgccgaagaagcccaccatcaaggaactaaatgactacagaccagttgctctaacatctgtagtcatgaaaacctttgaaaggctagtgctttcctacctgaaaaccatcacgaatccgcttttagaccccttgcaatttgcataccgagcaaatagatcaacagatgatgctgttaatatggctctgcactacatcctacaacatcttgagtctccaaagacctatgcaagggtcctttttgtagactttagttcagcattcaataccatcattccagacattcttctaactaagctaaaccagctacaggtaccggaacagacttgtaagtggatcacaa
Above is a genomic segment from Ahaetulla prasina isolate Xishuangbanna chromosome 18, ASM2864084v1, whole genome shotgun sequence containing:
- the CAMK2N1 gene encoding calcium/calmodulin-dependent protein kinase II inhibitor 1, producing the protein MSEVQLSPRGEAGEGAPLGFACRLQDTSSFGPGGAAKRAPKLAQIGRSKCVVIEDDQIDDVLKNISEKPPPGV
- the MUL1 gene encoding mitochondrial ubiquitin ligase activator of NFKB 1 isoform X2, with translation MDSAGHPSMGEIILLATSSAVTAILYAVYRHKSKVADSLKSAKKVTLDQDLKNLLMEAPGKCVPYAVIEGVVRSVKESLNSQFVDSCKGVVQRLTLQEHKMVWNRTTHFWNNYEKIIHQRTNTVPFDLVAPGSEGPPDVAVRVLKPLSAAELSLETVYERFHPSVQSLTDAIGHYISGERPKGIKETEEMLTVGAALTGVGELVLDSSTIKLQPPKQGLRYCLSSLGFKTLLERQESSVRFWKVLTTLCGLASCALLIFVLHKQYRCQREKRRLRQMLEGIAAGGDATNTCVVCLGNGRACVFLECGHVCSCLKCYEALPRPPRCPICRQLIARVVPLYNS
- the MUL1 gene encoding mitochondrial ubiquitin ligase activator of NFKB 1 isoform X1, with translation METGGPLSARRWASSGAHRKCLAGGEVAGPLGRLRAELPATGASQFPSGHPPKPFLLLFSPQQQPCEGSHPLVITMDSAGHPSMGEIILLATSSAVTAILYAVYRHKSKVADSLKSAKKVTLDQDLKNLLMEAPGKCVPYAVIEGVVRSVKESLNSQFVDSCKGVVQRLTLQEHKMVWNRTTHFWNNYEKIIHQRTNTVPFDLVAPGSEGPPDVAVRVLKPLSAAELSLETVYERFHPSVQSLTDAIGHYISGERPKGIKETEEMLTVGAALTGVGELVLDSSTIKLQPPKQGLRYCLSSLGFKTLLERQESSVRFWKVLTTLCGLASCALLIFVLHKQYRCQREKRRLRQMLEGIAAGGDATNTCVVCLGNGRACVFLECGHVCSCLKCYEALPRPPRCPICRQLIARVVPLYNS